The genome window GGCTACACCGATTTCTCAGATCGCAAGCACCGCGGCTACTTCGAATCGATCTACGTTCGTACGCCGGGCGGCGTGTTGTTCGAAGCCTCGGTCACGCTTGGTTTCACCCATGACGAGAGCCCCGAGAAGCTCGGCAGCGAGGTCAAGGTCGCGCCGCAGCTCGAAGGTGTAAAGGACGAGCTCCTCCGGACGATGAACGATCCGATCGTCATTTGATCGCAGGATGACTCCGCAGGCTGGGTGAAGAGAATGTGGCGACATCGGGCAGTCAATAGCCGAAATGGTGCGCGGATCGGTGTTCATACCACTGGCTTGCCGAGCGGTGAGCCGATCCTGCTCCTTTCTTCCCTGCTGGCCGACTGGCGGTCCTGGAATGACGTGGCCGGTCGTTTACCTTCAGGGGTATATGCGATCACGATGGACCTGCGGGGTCATGGAACGAGTTCGCCGAGTGCCGGCGACTACAGTCTAGCCGAACTGGCGGCCGACGTGCTTAATGTAATGGATAACCTCGCGTTTGCAAGAGTTCATCTTGTTGGCACGTCGGTCGGGTCGATGGTCGCGCAATATCTTGGCGCCACGGCGGGACACCGGCTTATCTCGCTGACACTCGTGGCAGCAGGTTCTCTCGTTCCAGAGCCAGCTTGGCCGATCTGGGACAAGCGGGTGGCCGCAGTGCGCAGCGGCGGGCTCATTACGCAGGTGCCGATCGTGTATCCGGCATGGTTTTCCGGAGCGGTCGACCAAGGTCTGCTGGATCTTGCTGAGTCGATGATCTTGGCCACGACAGTTGCCGGATTCACCGGCGCTGTCGCAGCGATCAAGGGCCATGACGCGAGAAGCCTTCTTCCGCAGGTCGAAACGCCAACGCTCGTCATAGCCGGTGCGAACGATGCCGCCGTGCCACCGGAGGCGGTCCGCGCGACCGCCGCTCTCATTCCAGGTGCCGCATTCGAAGTTGTGACGGGTGCCGCGCACCAGGTCGCGATGCAGCATCCTGTCGCCTTTGCGGACCGGCTATGCCGCCATATTGCTGGAGCGCCGCGATGACGTTTTCCCCTGAAGGACCCTATGGGACAATCGTGACCGGCCCGCCTGTCGAACAGGCAAATGCTGCGATCATTCTTCTGCACGGCCGTGGCCAGCGTGCGCAAGCGATGCTGGAACTTGCGAGACAGCTCGATCTGCCCTCTGTCGCCTGGCTTGCCCTGCAAGCGCCCGCCGGGGCGTGGTACTCGCCCAAATATGACGGGTTCGATCCAGACGGCGACAGGTCTGTGGCTGACGCCTGCACCGCCTTGGCTGAGATCTCCTCGCGGCTGGAAGCAGCCTGGGTCGCGCTAGACCGTCAGGGCATAGTCGGCTTCAGCCAGGGTGCCTGCCTCGCCAGTCACTTCATGTGGTGCGGCGCTGCGAAAATGGGGTTCCTGGGCTCGCTGACCGGAAGCCTCCCGGGTTTTGAGCTCCCAACCGCGCCAGTTGAGCCTCGGTTTACCGGTCTCAAGGCGATATTCACAGGTGGTCTGAACGACGATTGGGTCAAGGCAGAGCATGTGCGGGAGACAGCTGAGCGCTTTAGACTCTCTGGTGCTGATGTCGGCGAGTATATTCAACCGATCAAGGACCATGGAATTGGGGCGGACGAGATCGCGTTGTTGCGAGACACCCTGATCGCACGCTTCGAGCTGAACCCGCCGGTCCCTACGCGCGGGCCGCGACATCAGCCGCTCGTGCCGCAAAGCACGCCAAGTCTGACGGATTGAACGTCCCATGCTGTTCTCCGTCATAACCACCATCTCGCCTGAAAAGCTGGCAGAGCGCACAGCAGCCATACCGGCACACCGCGCCTATCTTGCGTCGCACACCGCAAGCATTTTGGCAGTGGGGACCACCTTCGCCGAAGGCGGCGATTTGGTCGGATCGACATATCTCGTTGATGTCGACGATTGGAACGCAGCCCGGGCCTTCATCGCCGAAGACCCCATGACCGTGTCCGGGGCACGTCAAAGCATCGACATTCTTGAATGGCGGATGGGCGGGTTCGATCGGCGATACCCCTGGCAAGGGGCGAACGTCGAGAGACAAGACGCAGCGCATCAAAGTCTGAATAAGGAAGGGGTGAGCGCTGCGCCCCAACCTTCGCTCCGCACACGCCATCTCAGAGTGTTGCTGCTGATCACCACGCTCGCGCCGCTAGTGGCCCTCGTCAACATTCTCTTGGGCGACACCATTGCCCATCTTCCCGTTTTGCTGCGCTCCTTCTTGGTCGTGGGGCTTGTCGTGCCCGCCGCGACCTATGTTGCACTGCCGCTGCTTACCGGCCTTGCGCGCTGCGTGGGGCAGGAGCGCCGGGAAAGTTCACCAGCCATCCGGCCGCCGGCGGAACACACTCATTCTACATGACGATTTAGCCCGCAAAAATCCCCGAACGTCTCAGTTCCAGGCAAAAGGATCATAAAAATATGAGCGCTGATACAGAAACCCTGGCGAGGAAAGTCCGTGAAGAGGTTATCAAGCCTGAGCAATCGACTCTGATTAGCCCGGATCGACAGTCACCGAGCCTCCTTCGCCGCGAAGCGACGGTCGAACCGCGGTTCGAACTGTTCCACTTCGTGTTCTCAGTCTGCTCGCAAAAGGTGCGCGGCACCCTAATGGAGAAGGGCGTGACCTTCGGCTCCAACGAGTTGACGATCCTTCCCCCGCAGAATGAGAATTATTGTCCGCAATATGTCCGGCTGCGGTTGCGATCGGAAGCCGCAGCCAAGCACCGTCCTGTCAGCTCGTTCACTGGGCAGTCGTCTGTTGATTCCGAAGGGTTCGACCCGCTCGTCGTACCGACCCTCGTCGACCATGAGACCGGCCGGATCCTCGCCGATTCCAAGGCAATCTGCCTCTACCTCTGCGACGCCTTGTCCGGCGGTACCGATCTTCTGCCCGCCGACA of Sphingobium sp. MI1205 contains these proteins:
- a CDS encoding alpha/beta hydrolase — translated: MTFSPEGPYGTIVTGPPVEQANAAIILLHGRGQRAQAMLELARQLDLPSVAWLALQAPAGAWYSPKYDGFDPDGDRSVADACTALAEISSRLEAAWVALDRQGIVGFSQGACLASHFMWCGAAKMGFLGSLTGSLPGFELPTAPVEPRFTGLKAIFTGGLNDDWVKAEHVRETAERFRLSGADVGEYIQPIKDHGIGADEIALLRDTLIARFELNPPVPTRGPRHQPLVPQSTPSLTD
- a CDS encoding alpha/beta fold hydrolase is translated as MWRHRAVNSRNGARIGVHTTGLPSGEPILLLSSLLADWRSWNDVAGRLPSGVYAITMDLRGHGTSSPSAGDYSLAELAADVLNVMDNLAFARVHLVGTSVGSMVAQYLGATAGHRLISLTLVAAGSLVPEPAWPIWDKRVAAVRSGGLITQVPIVYPAWFSGAVDQGLLDLAESMILATTVAGFTGAVAAIKGHDARSLLPQVETPTLVIAGANDAAVPPEAVRATAALIPGAAFEVVTGAAHQVAMQHPVAFADRLCRHIAGAPR
- a CDS encoding YciI family protein gives rise to the protein MLFSVITTISPEKLAERTAAIPAHRAYLASHTASILAVGTTFAEGGDLVGSTYLVDVDDWNAARAFIAEDPMTVSGARQSIDILEWRMGGFDRRYPWQGANVERQDAAHQSLNKEGVSAAPQPSLRTRHLRVLLLITTLAPLVALVNILLGDTIAHLPVLLRSFLVVGLVVPAATYVALPLLTGLARCVGQERRESSPAIRPPAEHTHST